In Osmerus mordax isolate fOsmMor3 chromosome 24, fOsmMor3.pri, whole genome shotgun sequence, the following are encoded in one genomic region:
- the selenoe gene encoding selenoprotein e: protein MWALLVLTLTLWAPGRGEENTTGTALEDKPVIARGKLLAPSVVGUSIKKMPELHHFLLERWALYHNLEYDSSEEKNPRLIFYDDKDQVVKTVPVKEMKGDEIGSLLDSLGFYRRDAKGEEVPEEFQHFPLRAPRDEL from the exons ATGTGGGCCCTGCTGGTGCTAACACTGACCCTGTGGGCcccggggagaggggaggagaacacCACAGGCACAGCCCTGGAGGACAAGCCTGTCATAGCCAGGGGGAAACTGCTG GCTCCCAGCGTGGTTGGATGATCCATAAAGAAGATGCCTGAgcttcatcacttcctgttggaaCGCTGGGCATTGTA TCACAACTTAGAGTATGACTCATCAGAGGAAAAGAACCCGCGCCTCATCTTCTACGACGACAAGGACCAGGTTGTCAAG actGTCCCTGTGAAAGAGATGAAGGGGGACGAGATCGGCAGCCTGCTGGACTCTCTGGGCTTCTACCGGAGGGATGCAAAGGGAGAGGAGGTTCCTGAGGAGTTCCAGCACTTTCCGCTGCGCGCTCCGCGGGACGAGCTGTGA
- the zgc:112294 gene encoding LOW QUALITY PROTEIN: transmembrane protein 17A (The sequence of the model RefSeq protein was modified relative to this genomic sequence to represent the inferred CDS: inserted 1 base in 1 codon) translates to MPVFYSPVPQNLRGGLGYAGGSVFTNNRTADSSDYFRDQGHRAGEEAHGFLVSYLPLQMLLYFNMFFFPCWWTSAVLMLHLKFSYLAGYYQALLVTGVVLLTIFEVVRLHLGYVGNLTEKVPEVAGFWLLSXLFQLPILLFFLTDEEIIILPLERAVHSVYLLFLLAQLVTSFLALRDMTHKLTMQFHLRQFGEMETLRPAAGSPVYGPAHSRSVLPMPPANNNVHLG, encoded by the exons ATGCCAGTGTTCTACTCTCCAGTGCCCCAGAACCTGAGGGGGGGTCTGGGCTACGCAGGGGGGTCTGTGTTCACCAACAACAGGACGGCGGACAGCAGCGACTACTTCCGGGACCAGGGCCACAGAGCAGGTGAGGAGGCCCACGGCTTT CTGGTGTCCTACCTTCCTCTGCAGATGCTGCTCTActtcaacatgttcttcttcCCCTGCTGGTGGACCTCTGCTGTGCTCATGTTGCATCTGAAG ttctcCTACCTGGCAGGATACTACCAGGCCCTTCTGGTGACCGGAGTGGTTCTGCTCACCATCTTTGAAGTGGTTCGTCTCCATCTGGGCTACGTTGGCAACCTCACAGAGAAG gtcccCGAGGTGGCTGGCTTCTGgcttctct tgctcttccaGCTGCCCATCCTGCTGTTCTTCCTCACGGACGAGGAGATCATCATCCTCCCCCTGGAAAGGGCCGTCCACTCCGTGTACCTGCTGTTCCTGCTGGCCCAGCTGGTCACGTCCTTCCTGGCTCTGCGGGACATGACCCACAAGCTCACCATGCAGTTCCACCTGCGCCAGTTCGGGGAGATGGAGACTCTGCGGCCCGCGGCCGGGAGCCCTGTGTACGGGCCGGCCCACAGCCGGAGCGTGCTGCCCATGCCCCCCGCCAATAACAACGTCCATCTGGGGTGA